The following nucleotide sequence is from Triticum dicoccoides isolate Atlit2015 ecotype Zavitan chromosome 7B, WEW_v2.0, whole genome shotgun sequence.
NNNNNNNNNNNNNNNNNNNNNNNNNNNNNNNNNNNNNNNNNNNNNNNNNNNNNNNNNNNNNNNNNNNNNNNNNNNNNNNNNNNNNNNNNNNNNNNNNNNNNNNNNNNNNNNNNNNNNNNNNNNNNNNNNNNNNNNNNNNNNNNNNNNNNNNNNNNNNNNNNNNNNNNNNNNNNNNNNNNNNNNNNNNNNNNNNNNNNNNNNNNNNNNNNNNNNNNNNNNNNNNNNNNNNNNNNNNNNNNNNNNNNNNNNNNNNNNNNNNNNNNNNNNNNNNNNNNNNNNNNNNNNNNNNNNNNNNNNNNNNNNNNNNNNNNNNNNNNNNNNNNNNNNNNNNNNNNNNNNNNNNNNNNNNNNNNNNNNNNNNNNNNNNNNNNNNNNNNNNNNNNNNNNNNNNNNNNNNNNNNNNNNNNNNNNNNNNNNNNNNNNNNNNNNNNNNNNNNNNNNNNNNNNNNNNNNNNNNNNNNNNNNNNNNNNNNNNNNNNNNNNNNNNNNNNNNNNNNNNNNNNNNNNNNNNNNNNNNNNNNNNNNNNNNNNNNNNNNNNNNNNNNNNNNNNNNNNNNNNNNNNNNNNNNNNNNNNNNNNNNNNNNNNNNNNNNNNNNNNNNNNNNNNNNNNNNNNNNNNNNNNNNNNNNNNNNNNNNNNNNNNNNNNNNNNNNNNNNNNNNNNNNNNNNNNNNNNNNNNNNNNNNNNNNNNNNNNNNNNNNNNNNNNNNNNNNNNNNNNNNNNNNNNNNNNNNNNNNNNNNNNNNNNNNNNNNNNNNNNNNNNNNNNNNNNNNNNNNNNNNNNNNNNNNNNNNNNNNNNNNNNNNNNNNNNNNNNNNNNNNNNNNNNNNNNNNNNNNNNNNNNNNNNNNNNNNNNNNNNNNNNNNNNNNNNNNNNNNNNNNNNNNNNNNNNNNNNNNNNNNNNNNNNNNNNNNNNNNNNNNNNNNNNNNNNNNNNNNNNNNNNNNNNNNNNNNNNNNNNNNNNNNNNNNNNNNNNNNNNNNNNNNNNNNNNNNNNNNNNNNNNNNNNNNNNNNNNNNNNNNNNNNNNNNNNNNNNNNNNNNNNNNNNNNNNNNNNNNNNNNNNNNNNNNNNNNNNNNNNNNNNNNNNNNNNNNNNNNNNNNNNNNNNNNNNNNNNNNNNNNNNNNNNNNNNNNNNNNNNNNNNNNNNNNNNNNNNNNNNNNNNNNNNNNNNNNNNNNNNNNNNNNNNNNNNNNNNNNNNNNNNNNNNNNNNNNNNNNNNNNNNNNNNNNNNNNNNNNNNNNNNNNNNNNNNNNNNNNNNNNNNNNNNNNNNNNNNNNNNNNNNNNNNNNNNNNNNNNNNNNNNNNNNNNNNNNNNNNNNNNNNNNNNNNNNNNNNNNNNNNNNNNNNNNNNNNNNNNNNNNNNNNNNNNNNNNNNNNNNNNNNNNNNNNNNNNNNNNNNNNNNNNNNNNNNNNNNNNNNNNNNNNNNNNNNNNNNNNNNNNNNNNNNNNNNNNNNNNNNNNNNNNNNNNNNNNNNNNNNNNNNNNNNNNNNNNNNNNNNNNNNNNNNNNNNNNNNNNNNNNNNNNNNNNNNNNNNNNNNNNNNNNNNNNNNNNNNNNNNNNNNNNNNNNNNNNNNNNNNNNNNNNNNNNNNNNNNNNNNNNNNNNNNNNNNNNNNNNNNNNNNNNNNNNNNNNNNNNNNNNNNNNNNNNNNNNNNNNNNNNNNNNNNNNNNNNNNNNNNNNNNNNNNNNNNNNNNNNNNNNNNNNNNNNNNNNNNNNNNNNNNNNNNNNNNNNNNNNNNNNNNNNNNNNNNNNNNNNNNNNNNNNNNNNNNNNNNNNNNNNNNNNNNNNNNNNNNNNNNNNNNNNNNNNNNNNNNNNNNNNNNNNNNNNNNNNNNNNNNNNNNNNNNNNNNNNNNNNNNNNNNNNNNNNNNNNNNNNNNNNNNNNNNNNNNNNNNNNNNNNNNNNNNNNNNNNNNNNNNNNNNNNNNNNNNNNNNNNNNNNNNNNNNNNNNNNNNNNNNNNNNNNNNNNNNNNNNNNNNNNNNNNNNNNNNNNNNNNNNNNNNNNNNNNNNNNNNNNNNNNNNNNNNNNNNNNNNNNNNNNNNNNNNNNNNNNNNNNNNNNNNNNNNNNNNNNNNNNNNNNNNNNNNNNNNNNNNNNNNNNNNNNNNNNNNNNNNNNNNNNNNNNNNNNNNNNNNNNNNNNNNNNNNNNNNNNNNNNNNNNNNNNNNNNNNNNNNNNNNNNNNNNNNNNNNNNNNNNNNNNNNNNNNNNNNNNNNNNNNNNNNNNNNNNNNNNNNNNNNNNNNNNNNNNNNNNNNNNNNNNNNNNNNNNNNNNNNNNNNNNNNNNNNNNNNNNNNNNNNNNNNNNNNNNNNNNNNNNNNNNNNNNNNNNNNNNNNNNNNNNNNNNNNNNNNNNNNNNNNNNNNNNNNNNNNNNNNNNNNNNNNNNNNNNNNNNNNNNNNNNNNNNNNNNNNNNNNNNNNNNNNNNNNNNNNNNNNNNNNNNNNNNNNNNNNNNNNNNNNNNNNNNNNNNNNNNNNNNNNNNNNNNNNNNNNNNNNNNNNNNNNNNNNNNNNNNNNNNNNNNNNNNNNNNNNNNNNNNNNNNNNNNNNNNNNNNNNNNNNNNNNNNNNNNNNNNNNNNNNNNNNNNNNNNNNNNNNNNNNNNNNNNNNNNNNNNNNNNNNNNNNNNNNNNNNNNNNNNNNNNNNNNNNNNNNNNNNNNNNNNNNNNNNNNNNNNNNNNNNNNNNNNNNNNNNNNNNNNNNNNNNNNNNNNNNNNNNNNNNNNNNNNNNNNNNNNNNNNNNNNNNNNNNNNNNNNNNNNNNNNNNNNNNNNNNNNNNNNNNNNNNNNNNNNNNNNNNNNNNNNNNNNNNNNNNNNNNNNNNNNNNNNNNNNNNNNNNNNNNNNNNNNNNNNNNNNNNNNNNNNNNNNNNNNNNNNNNNNNNNNNNNNNNNNNNNNNNNNNNNNNNNNNNNNNNNNNNNNNNNNNNNNNNNNNNNNNNNNNNNNNNNNNNNNNNNNNNNNNNNNNNNNNNNNNNNNNNNNNNNNNNNNNNNNNNNNNNNNNNNNNNNNNNNNNNNNNNNNNNNNNNNNNNNNNNNNNNNNNNNNNNNNNNNNNNNNNNtctctctctctctctctctctctctctctctctctctctctctctctctctcgtgttcttgactttgcacgatcttgatgtatcacgagctttgctattatagttggatcttatgatgtttctccccctctactctcttgtaatggattgagttttcccttaaaGTTATCTTgttgaattgagtctttaaggatttgagaacacttgatgtatgtcttgccgtgcttatctgtggtgacaatgggatattcgcgtgatccacttgatgtatattttggtgatcaaattgcgggttcaatgaatctatgcataggggttggcacacgttttcgtcttgactctctagtagaaactttggggcatcctttgaagttctttgtgttggttgaatagatgaatctgagattgtgtgatgcatattgtataatcatgcccacggatacttgaggtgacaatggagtatctaggtgacattagggttttggttgacttgtgtcttaaggtgttattctagtacgaactctatgatagatcgatcagaaaggataactttgaggtggtttcgtaccctacaataatctctttgtttgttatctgctattagtgactttgaagtgactctttgttgcatgttgagggatagttatatgatccagttatgttattattgttgagagaatttgcactagtgaaagtatgaacactaggccttgtttcccagcgttgcaataccgtttgtgctcacttttatcattagttaccttgctatttttatattttcagattacaaatacctatatctaccattcatattgcacttgtatcaccatctgttcgccgaactagtgtacctatataatttaccattgtattgggtgtgttggggacacaagagactctttgttatttggttgcagggttgcttgagagagaccatcttcatcctacgcctcccacggattgataaaccttaggtcatccacttgagggaaatttgctactatcctacaaacctctacacttggaggcccgacaatgtctataagaagaaggttgtgtagtagacatcagtggccaTGACCGATCGCGAGACAACTGATACCAGATTGATAGGAGCTGGGATCCTACCAGGCCTAGCCCTCAAGTTGTAGGGGTGGAAGGGACAATGGTGAGGTGATGGGCACGAGCAGCGGCGCGTCGACATCGTGGTCTCGCGGCGAGGAGGAGAAGGCACgggaggggcggctagggttcaGGGTTCCGGCTCCTGAAGGGAGTCGGGCAATAGTTATGACTTACtgcttaattccaaaacgtgtccttACAAGCGTTtatataatccttgatgagctaatAAAAATAAAGATAAGTTGGTCCAAGCCACTAACTAGACGCGCTATTggtcctcctccggctataagtgacGTCGTTATAacaagttttgtgtgtgtgtgtgtgtgtgtgtgtgtgtgcacgcgcgttgGTGTTTCCTATGTGCACCCTAACTATGCAGAGGTCAGATCTGTGCTcgtgctcattgtgtttgtatccacttgatgcttcattttTAAATTAATAAAATTCATCTTTttgttaaaaaaaatcaaaattcacTGAAGTGATGCTCTAGGTTGACCTACTTTCCGGTATCTGCATATGGTTCTTTCTGTATAATATGTCCTCGTGGTGATTGATGGGCTCCTATGCGGCGCTTTAGGTGCCGAAAGATAGCTGACGCTCGTTATAGCTTTGCTTGCAGGCCGCGGCCGAATAAGGCCAGTTCCCTCTCGCGCTTGCTCGCTTTATCAAGTTCGCTGGTTTTTCTTTCATTATTACCTACAACATGACCTTTCCCTAGAAGAAACTTATGATCTAGTGTACTACTTCCTCTGTCGTGACTGCGACAAATAAATCGAGATGGAGGTCGTACTTGcctcaaaaagaaaaggaaaaaactacAGTCCTACATGTCCAGCGGTTTTTATCTACTGTACCACATGCCTAATGGTTTACAAAAtctatgaatttttttaaaaaaattgaataaaAATTCAGAAATTCGAGAAAAATTTTATGgttaaaaaaatcatttttaaaaaaaatcatgaaatttgaaatATGtaatcatgaatttcaaaaaagttcatgacaTTTAGAAAAGTTCGTAAATACTGAAAAAATCATAGATTTTGAAACAACATAAGCGGATTCAAAAAAGTTCACTTATTTATTAAANNNNNNNNNNNNNNNNNNNNNNNNNNNNNNNNNNNNNNNNNNNNNNNNNNNNNNNNNNNNNNNNNNNNNNNNNNNNNNNNNNNNNNNNNNNNNNNNNNNNNNNNNNNNNNNNNNNNNNNNNNNNNNNNNNNNNNNNNNNNNNNNNNNNNNNNNNNNNNNNNNNNNNNNNNNNNNNNNNNNNNNNNNNNNNNNNNNNNNNNNNNNNNNNNNNNNNNNNNNNNNNNNNNNNNNNNNNNNNNNNNNNNNNNNNNNNNNNNNNNNNNNNNNNNNNNNNNNNNNNNNNNNNNNNNNNNNNNNNNNNNNNNNNNNNNNNNNNNNNNNNNNNNNNNNNNNNNNNNNNNNNNNNNNNNNNNNNNNNNNNNNNNNNNNNNNNNNNNNNNNNNNNNNNNNNNNNNNNNNNNNNNNNNNNNNNNNNNNNNNNNNNNNNNNNNNNNNNNNNNNNNNNNNNNNNNNNNNNNNNNNNNNNNNNNNNNNNNNNNNNNNNNTTTTTGTTACCATGATACTGCTTTGCCACATACACCACTTCATTCACCGTATTGTCATTGCTAGTAATAATTCTTTCAAACAAGCATTTGTTTTAgatgtgtttgaattgacaacatAACTGCTAACTGCTAAAGTTTTTAAATGCTCTTTGCCTcttttgtgtcaaatcaataaatttgtgctGTGATCCCTACGTTTGTGGATCATCATCTATACAGTATTGCATCAATAACAAGTGAGCCACCCATGCTTTGTTGGAATCCTAAAATGCGTAGTTTTGTATTTATTGACAAAATGATTGTGCAACTACTTAAAATGGGCTATTTCTTTATATTTTTATCAAGCGCAGTTTTATAAGAAATACTCGTACTTATAGGATGGTGAGCATTTCCAAAATCTGCCCTAGTATCTTGAGCAATAGGTAACAAGGCAAAATGTGTTGTAACCCATCCagtgttatcggatccaaaactggacccgatagcttaacagcgagccgttacggtggatgccacgtgtcggtcacccttgacgaaagcattttcatgacgcgtgatttatcgtcatggaagtgaacacttccgtgatgataattttgataatgtcatggaacccttctacgacagcacatgtatgactatcttgattatatcataaaatcttcatggatgtacatgcatgacaaaaaatatgacctactgtgacaaacatgtatcatcacggaagtgtattttttgtagtgtgtgttGTAACCCATCCAGTGTAAACTGAATTGCATGAGACACTTCTGGGACCAAAATTCCTTTCTATGTGCCTCATCGAAGCATCACAAGTCAAATCAATATAGTGTATTACTCCAAGTCAAAATAAAAATAATGCACTACTCACTAGGTTCTCCAGATTAAAGCTCCATGctacatcaaggaagcaaaaagtgTGGAACCTAATAACTTAAAGTGTGGAGGTCAAACAAGATGCCTAAATTGCTCGTCCCCTCTTAGTTCCTTTTTTGCGCAAAAtctttcgatctattcatcaactgaCAAGGTAGTATAAAGAACATGAGAAGTAAAAAAACATCCAGGTCCATAGactacctagcgacgactacaatcactggagtgagccgaaggcgcgccaccaTCTTCACCCCTCCCTAATTGGAGCCAGGCAAGCTTTGTTGTAGTAtatagtcgggaagtcgtcgtgctaaggcctcatAGGGCCAACACACCAGAATAGCAACCACCGCCCATAAAGAGAAgcgtagatcaaaaggatccaactTGTAGACACATGAACACAGATGAACTGAGACAAGATCCACGTGGACCCACCCAAGATAAACGCCgaccgaatcccgtgagatccaccAGAAATAAACCTTCATACACCATCCGACGGTGCTAGAAACACCACCGAGACGGGGACTAGGCAGGgaaaaccttattccatcttcagagaatcGCCGCCACCTCGCCTCTCTGAGCAGGAcataaaccctaacaaaaataaataaaaacatgaaaaaggaagccctcccgccggcaagagccaggatccaccgcgcctccatggccctaagaccATAGGAGACGAGGTAGCCAACGACGGCACCGGCGGGAGGCGGGAGAAACCCTAGCCAAAGGGTCCTCTTTCTTCCATCCGTCCTCTCTTAATTCGATGGATCTTTTCGTTTCACACAAGATAAATCACCGCCATGATAAGGAAACCATCATGCAGAAATTTGATTCGACGTTATAATGAGAATAAAAGTTAATATTTTGCTTGCCAGAGGGCAACATAAAAGTTGGAAATTCTTtgtaaagaaaataaaataaatgctTAATAGATAAAAATTATATTGAAAGTCCATGCTTTGAAAAGAAAAGGCAAgtttagggcacatctagatgcgcCTTAGTATTGTACATTTAAATGACTCAATCAAACATATAGAAGAAGAACAAAAATACCCGCATGAATTTTCACCTAAAATCAATGACGTAGGACTTATATGTGCAATacttaggacacatctagatgtgctttagcaaaaccatTAAAAAAATCACATTAAACTGTATAGTAGAATATTAAAAAGTTAGTGGACTAATTACTTCTTGCTCCCCCACAAATGTTCTTGGGTAACAGGCCCCGAGCCACAAATTCAAATTCACATTAAAATGTATAGTAGTAGAATGTTAAAAAAGTTAGTGCACAGATTGCTTCTTGCTCCCCCACAAATGTTCTTGGGTAACAGGCCCCCGAGCCACAAGGCCCAGCAAGATCTGTGACTAACTTTTGCTCCCCCACAAATGAGCTTGGGTGACAGGCTAACGCGACAAAGCCCAGCGACAGTGTTGCCAGATCAGTCCTTTTATTCCCGTGTATGTGAACTAAAtaaggcgaggtgggactaaaagttgTGTCTGCCAACAAATTCAAGGTACTAACGGGCTAAACAAACAACTGCTTCTCCGAACTCAAAGCCCAATCGCGGCGCGTCGGCCCAAACGACGAGACACGGTAAAAAGGGAGAGGCAAACACGAAAAGAAGGCTTCCTCCCAAAGCCTTCCAAGCCAGACacacggccgccgcagccgagatgGCCGCCGGAGATGCCACCCACGCGCCCCCGGCCGCGGAGGCGCAGTCTCTGGTGGAGTCGTTCTGCGCCGTCACCTCGGCGACCCCCGACGAGGCGGCCTTCTTCCTCGAGGGCCACAACTGGGCCCTCGAGGCCGCCGTTCGCTCCTTCTACGACAACACGGAGGTCGACGCCGATGTCCCCGATCCGGCACCCCGGCCCCCGCCAGCCGGTTCGCCTCCGTGCTCCTCACCACGCGCCACGACTCCATCGACGACCTCCTTCAGACCGGCGAGCTCGCGGTAAGCCTCGATTGCCTGATTTCTCCACTCTCTTAGGCTCAATTCTGAATGTGATGTGTGTGTTCAGCTATAGGTAAATTGGGGATCGCAATCAACTTCTGACATTATCTTATCTCAGACTAATTTAGACTGGACCAATAACTCTTTATGTTTAAAAATTATAAGCATGTTGGAACTACCTAGAATCGATCAACTGATTGGTACCTTGCCTATACGAGGGGATTAAAAATTGGGTCAAATCGTTTAAATGCTGAACTTTACTGGATACAGTTGCCTTCATGGTTACAGTTTCAGGACTTTCTCTGAAAAGTAAAGATGTTTTTTTTTTTGCTCGGTGGTTTCTGGACAGGCTCCGTTGGCATAGATGATATTATCTAGAAATCAAATAATTGGGCTGGCTGACGTCTATAATTAAGTGATCTCTAGTAGTATCATGTGAGAAACAGCAAAGCTAGCAAGGTGTGACGTAATTCACTCTGCTGGCGATCTATCTGTCACTGGGCCTGAAAATTGGACTTCATTTACCTCTGAATGCTAATTGGCGCGCCATCTTTGTAAAAGTACAAGTAGGGCCATGAATCAGTGATAGTGCCTTATTGAGATCACAAACCGAAGGGAGTTGAGACAGTGTATATAAGGTGTAGAGCTCCTGTAGTTTTCTGATCTTGTCATGCTTGCAAACATCGACCTATACTGTATTAACAAATGTAATATGATTATGATTACAATTCAGAAGgaaaattctactccctccgttcctaaatatttgtctttctaaagattttaatAAGTGACTACattcggagcaaaatgagtgaatctatactctaaaatatgtctatatacatccgtatgtggtagtccatttgaaatctctaaaaagacaaatatttaggaacagagggttgGTTATAAGTTCCAGTTTCATGGGTGCTTCAGCTATTTTGGCAGCACCACTGTATTTAGGCCAATAGTTTGGCTGATGTCTATAATTAAGTGATCTGGAGTAGTATCATGTGAGAAACAGCAAAGCTAGCAAGGTGTAACGTGATTTACTCTGCTGGCCATCGATCTGTCGCTGGGCCTGACAGTGGCACTTCATTCATTTCTGAATGTTAATTGGCGCGCCATCTTTCAAAGGTGCGAGTAGGGCCATGAATCAGTGATAGTGCCTCATTGGAATTTCAAACCGATGGGGGTTGGAACAGTGTATAGAAGGTGCAGAGCTCCTTTAGTTTCAGATCTTTTCATAGTTGCAAACAGCAACCTATACGGCATTAACAAATCTAACAGATCATTATAAGTTCTAGTTTCAGTGTTACTCCGGCTATTTGGCAGCACTACTGTATAGGTAAACCCAAAACAGATATATATGGTAAACTTACGGCATTTTGAACAGAAAAAACAGTGAAAGAATTAAGAATTTTCGGACACATCTTACTTACATTGTCTCAGCTCTGCATACTTGGCACCATTTCCAGGCACTGGTACTAATGTTTCTTCATGTTGAATTCTGCAGTTATGTTCAGTGGGGCTCATGTCCAGGCTCATCATAATCCTGAGCGTGCCGCCAAGATCACTCACCAGGCGCAGGCCCTCACGGGCCAGACCACCAAGCACGCCTGCTGCACCATCGAGCCGGTCCCGGACGACGAGATAGATCCGGGATCCAACCAGAACTCCATGCTGGAAGCCTGGAAGAGTACCCCGAGGACGAGAGCGACTGCGAGTCCAGCAAGGAGACCGGGGACGAGGACATGCTGGAGAACACCACGTTCCTCCAGCCTCACACGCACGTGATCTCCTTCCAGAAGAGGCAGGCACTAGGTACGCTATAAATCATCGACAGTCACTGTACATTTCGTCGAATTTCCATGAGATGATCTCTGCGGCCGATGGAAAACGCTCTTGCATGCAGTGACGTACCTGGAGAACAACAAGGCCGGCATCACCGTATTCGGGTTCACGCTGGACCGGTCGTACCTCCACACGATATTCATGCTCGAGTGGACGCTCTTCCTGTGGCTGCTGGGGAATACTGTCGGCTTCTCATGAGCGCCAAGGAATGTCATCATCCTTCCCAGCCAGGTGGTTCGATTCCGTTCCATATTTTTTTGCTGTCGCCGGTTTGATCCTTGTGAAAAGAGAAGGAATGGGTTTTTTTTTGTGTGCGCGCGGGTGGCACATGAGTGGTGTGCACTTGTATGCTAGCAGCGATTTTGTGTGATGGTCGTGTAAATTATTATGGGTTGATTGCTCGTGCATGTAAGGTGTATGTACAGGTTTAGATGAGTGCTTTAGAGcctcgtgcgtgcgtgcgtgacGCTTGGCATTGCAGGTTTATAATCTCAGGTTGTAACTTGTAAGCCAGCATCAGTTATACAGCAGGTGTGTCAAAAAAAGAAAACtctttcctttattttggttctacCGGCTGTTCTCCTGGAGGTCTGGAAAATGCTGGCGGAACTCCTCGAGTTGCTCGCAAGTGGCGTCCTCCTCCGGAAGGCCTTGCCACTCGATCAACAAACACCAAACTCCTCGGCTCTGCTGGGCCTTCAACACCTTCTCTGGACCCGAAAGGAGACGTCCATTCGAGGTTGGAGGAAGcgccggcgcggcggccggcggatcACCTCGGAAAGGCTTCAGCAAGCCCACATGGAAGACATGACGTCGTGGATGCGGGCGCCAGGCGGAAGCTGAAGGCGGTAGGCGACCTTGCCAATGCGTTCCAACATGGAAAACGGCCCCGTGTAGCGAGGGCCCAACTTGCGCTTAGCGCGCGGGTCCAGTGACTGCGTGGTGTGGTGAAGGAGCCGCAACCACACCCAGTCGCCCACCGCAAACTCCGCCTCGCAGTGGTGGCCTTCGTAGTATTTCTTGGTTAGCTGCTCGGCCTGGAGAAGACGTTGGCGCACCTCGGCAAGGATCTCATCCCTGTTGCGGAGATGGGTGGTGGAGGACGGCCATAGACCACCTCGAAGGGCGTGGCACGCAGGGCGGAGTGGtaggaggtgttgtagcagtactctgCCCAAGCCAGCCAGTCCACCCAAGCATGGGGACGATCACTTGTAACACATCGCAAATACATAGCAATCACCTTGTTGACCACCTTAGATTGGCCGTCCGTCTGGGGGTGGAATGCCATACTCAGCCGCAGTTTCACGCCCGCCATCTGAAAAAGATCGCGCCAGACATGACCAGTGAACACCGGGTCACGGTTGCTGGCGATCGAAGAGAGAAACCCGTGGAGGCGGATGATGTCGTCGAAGAAGGCACGCGCCACGGAGGCGACGATTTAGGGATGGCCGAACGCGATGAAGTGCGCATACTTGAAGAAGCGATCGACCACCGTAAGGATGACGAacttgccgcccaccttgggaaggccctcgatgaagtccatggagatgTCGGCCCAGACCTGAGAAGGCACCTCAAGGGGTTGTAGCAGCCCCGCCGGCCGCGGTGTCTCCGTCTTGTTGCGCTGGCACGTCACGCAAGACCGCACCCAGTTTTGCACCAGCGCCTGGTCATCGAGGATGTAGAAATCCGCTCCAAGACGGTGGAGGGTCTTCTGCATGCCCTCGTGGCCTTCCGAGTGGGCCAGCAGCAGGGCCTGGTGACAGAGGTCGTCATGATCCGGCACGAAGAGCCGTCGCCCGTGCAGGAGCAGGCCATCATCCAGGCGCCACGGCTCCACCAGGTCGCCGGCCTCGAGGCGCTGACAAAGGTGATGCACGCCCGTGGCGCTCGCGGTTGCCcggcggatgtcatcgatgaaggCGAAGGAGGGCCCTGAGCGGATGCAGAGGACCCCCCCCCCCACGGTGTCGACGGTGTCCGTGTCATGGTCGGCATCGCGGCGGGACAGTGTGTCGGCCACGGTGTTGAGGCAACCCGAACGGTACTCGACGGTGAAGTTGAAGCCAAAGAGCTTGCTGATCCACTGATGCTGCGGCACGGTGGAGAGGCGCTGGTCCAACAAGAACTTGAGGCTGTAGTGATCCGTGCGAATGCGGAATGGCTGCCCCCAAAGATACGGCCGCCAGTGAGGCATATCCTGCACCAAGCCGATGAGCTCCCTCTCGTACGCCACGAGTTTGTGATGGCGCACGGCGAAGGGCCTGCTGAAGAATGCGAGCGGCCCATCGCCCTGATGAAGGACGGCGCCAAACCCCATGCCCGAGGCGTCACAGTCCACCATGAACAACTTGTCAAAGTCAGACATCTGGAGGACCGGCCCTGTCGTGAGAGCCTGCTTGAGGGTTTGGAACACCTCGGTCGCCTCAGTATCCCAGGAG
It contains:
- the LOC119335313 gene encoding serine/arginine repetitive matrix protein 1-like isoform X1; this encodes MPPTRPRPRRRSLWWSRSAPSPRRPPTRRPSSSRATTGPSRPPFAPSTTTRRSTPMSPIRHPGPRQPVRLRAPHHAPRLHRRPPSDRRARVMFSGAHVQAHHNPERAAKITHQAQALTGQTTKHACCTIEPVPDDEIDPGSNQNSMLEAWKSTPRTRATASPARRPGTRTCWRTPRSSSLTRT
- the LOC119335313 gene encoding plant UBX domain-containing protein 5-like isoform X2 gives rise to the protein MAAGDATHAPPAAEAQSLVESFCAVTSATPDEAAFFLEGHNWALEAAVRSFYDNTEVDADVPDPAPRPPPAGSPPCSSPRATTPSTTSFRPASSRYVQWGSCPGSS